A region of the Ornithinimicrobium ciconiae genome:
CGACACCGATCAGGGTCAGGGTGGCGAGCAAGCCCTGTCGGTCAGGCAACTATCGGGGTCAGGGTGGCGATCAAGCCCCGTCGGTCAGGGCGATGATCAGGGTCAGGTGCGTGGTCAGGCCCCGTCAATCAGCGACCGCAGGCGCGCGCCCAGGGTGTCCCAGCCCCAGTGCTCCTGGGCCCACTGACGGCCCGCTGCGCCCATCTGCTGGGCCCGCTCGGGGTCACCGAGGATCGAGACGACGGCCGCGCCGAGTCCGTCGACGTCGCGACCGTCAACCACCAGCCCAGTCTGTCCGTCCAGCACGGTCTCGGGTGCCCCGCCGGAGGTGCCGGCGATGACCGGCACGCCGGCGGCCGCGGCCTCGAGATAGACCACGCCCAGGCCCTCGACGTCGAGCCCCTTGCCCCGGGTCCGGCAGGGCATCGCGAACAGGTCGGGCATCGCGTAGTGCGCCGCGATCTCATCCGAGGGCACCCGACCGGTGAAGAGCACGTCGTCACCGACCCCGTGCTCTGCCACCAGCTTGCGCAGGGTCTTCTCATAGCTGCCCTCCCCCGCGATCACCAGCACCGCGCCAGGCACCTCGTGCCGGATCTGGGGCATGGCCCGGATCAGCATGTCGGCCCCCTTGCGAGCCACCAGGCGCGACAGGCACAGGATGACCGGACGCTCCCCCAGCCCGTAGCGCTCCCGCAACCGCGCCCGCGCGCCAGGATCCGGGCGGAAGGCGTCCGCGTCCACGCCAGAGGGGAGGTTGGCCAACTGGCCAGCACCCGCGAAGGCCTTGGCCAGGCGCCGCCGGGTGTACTGGCTCACATAGGTCATCACGTCGGTGTTGTTGCCGATGCGACGCAGCGCCTGCCGCGCCCCGGGTGTCATCCACCACCCCACCTCGTGGCCGTGGGTGGAGGAGATGATCCGTCGGGCACCCGCCCGGCGCAGCGCCGGGGCCATCAGTGCCAGGGGTGCTGCAGCGCCAAACCACACCGTCTCGATCTGGTGGCTGCGCACGATCTCTGCTGCCCGTCGCACCACGTCCGGGGTGGGGACCATCACCGTGTGCGAGGACCGCAGGACCTCATAGGGCTGTGCGGCATCAAAACTGGCCATGTCGGCCTTGTGATAGCTGGAGGTGAAGACCGTCAGATCCTGCGGAGGCAGCGTCGCGGCAAAGTTGTGCAGATAACTCTGGATTCCCCCGTGTCGCGGGGGAAAGTCGTTGGTGACCAGCAGGGTGGGGCGCACGGGCTACAACTTCACCCCGAGCAGGGCCTCGACGGCAGCCCGGACCACGGTCCGGTCACCCGGAGCCCCCACCTGCACCCACTCGTCCACCGCGAGCAGGGCCGCGGGGCTGTCGAGGTCGTTGGCCAGGGCGGTGCGCATCTCGGCAACCACCGGTGCCAGCACGTCGGCCGACCCGAGTCCACCGTCCCTCGCGACCGCCTCACGCCACGCTGCGAGGCGACGCTGGGCCTGCTCAAGGATCTGCGGGGTCCAGTCCCAGGGCTGGCGATAGTGCTGGCCCAGCAGCGCCAGCCGGATCGCCATGGGGTCGACCCCGTCGCGGCGCAGTGCCGAGACCAGCACCAGATTGCCCTTGGACTTGCTCATCTTCTCGCCGTCCAGGCCAACCATGGCCTGGTGCACATAGGTGCGGGCGAACGGCATACCACTCAGGGCCTGGGCCTGCACCGCGCTCATCTCGTGGTGCGGGAAGATCAGGTCGCTCCCGCCGCCCTGGATGTCAAAAGTGACCCCTAGATAGCGCAGGGCGATCGTCGTGCACTCGATGTGCCACCCGGGGCGTCCGTCGCCGAGGGAGTCCCCCGGCCAGTGCGGCTCACCCTCCCGGTGGGCGCGCCACAGCAGCGGGTCCAGCCGGTCGCGCTTGCCGGGACGGTCCGGGTCGCCACCGCGCTCGGCAAAGACCTCAAACATCTGGTCCCGACCCCAGCCGGAGACCGCCCCGAAGGTCGGTTGGGTGGCCAGGTCGAGATAGACGTCCTCACCCGCACCATCCTCAGCTGGCAGGGCGTATGCCGTGCCGTCCGCGAGCAGGCGCCGCACCGCCGCGACATCGTCAGGGATGCCTTCAACAGCCCCGACGTAGTGCTCCGGGGCCAGGACGTTGAGCGCCTCCATGTCCTCGTGAAAGAGAGCGATCTGCCGAGCCGCCAGGTCCTGCCAGTCCACGCCGTCGCGCTCGGCGCGCTCCAGCAACGGCTCGTCAACGTCGGTGACGTTCTGCACATAGGTGACCTGCAGGCCGGCGTCCCGCCAGGCCCGGATCAGCAGGTCGAAGGTGACATAGGTCGCCGCGTGCCCCATGTGCGTGGCGTCATAGGGAGTGATGCCGCAGACATACAGGCCGGCGGTGCCGCTGTCGGGGTGCACGACCTGCACGGAGCCGGTCGCGGTGTCGTGAACCCGAACGGGCACGCCCTGCCCGGGGAGCTGCGGCACAGGGGTGTTGGTCCACGTCTTCACGACTGGGAGCCTAATCTGCGACCGGTCCGAACTTCACCACAGGGGCCACGGCAGCGGGTAGCGGTCCGGGGGCAGGTCGGGAAAGACGGGGTGCGTGCGCAGGGCCTCGACCCGCGCGATCAGGGCGGTGAGCTCCTCGGGCGAGATGAGGTCGGCGAGGGTGTCTGCCGGCCTCAGGGCGTCGTGCAGTTGCGCGAGCCGCTCCCGGTCATGGTCCGGGAAGGGCTGCCCGGCCCAGCCCCACAGGACCGTGCGGAGCTTGTCCTGCACGTGCAGGGTCAGTCCGTGATCGACGCCCCAGAGCCGCCCGGAGGCATCCCGGACCAGGTGGGCGCCCTTGCGGTCAGCATTGTTGAGCACCAGGTCCAGCACCGCCAGGGAGGCCAGGTCGGGGCTGTCGCGGTGGGCGACGACGACGGGGCGTCCGTCCTGGTCCTCACCGTGGACGATGGGCAGCCACCCCTCGGGCACCCCGGTCGCGGCGAACGCCTCGAGCATCCCGTCCCCGGGTGCGGACCCGGTGGCCTCCCAGTCGATCCACCGCTGCACGGACCCGGGGCCCAGCGGGCCGTCGCGCAGCACCGTCTGCGGGATCAGGTCCCAGCCACCGAGGGCGCTGACCTGGTATGCCGCCACCTCCCGTCCTGCCAGCGTCCCGTCCGGGAAGTCACGCAGGGGTGCTTCGCCCTGGATCGGCTTGTAGAGCGCGCGCTCGGCGGTCCCGGACAGGAGGACCCGGGCGGTGAGGTTGGACGCGTCGGGCAGCACCCCCTCGATGTCGAGGTCGGCCGAGAGGAGCAACTCCTTGATCTCGTCCTGGGCCGTCACCGCCGGTAGCCGTTGGCCCTCGGGCAGATGTGACCGCCAGGGTCGAGCGGTTGCCCACAAAACGGACAGTTGGGGCGGCCGCCCTCGACGGCCTGGGCGCACCGCTGGGCGAAGGCACGCGCCATCGGGGGTGTCAGGACCACCCGGATGCTCTGGGCCAAGGCCTCCTCGACCGGGCTGAGGCTCTCCTCGTCCTCCGGCTCGGGGGCCGGAATCTCCAGAGCCTCGATGACCACCCGCCCCCGCGCCGGATCCCAGGCCAGGCTCAGGCTCTGCGCCCGGAAGTCATCCTCGATGGGGGTGTCCAGCGGGGCGTTGTCCACCAGTCCGGCAGCCGCCTCCTCGCTCCCCTCCAGGGCAGCGACCTGGTCCAGGAGGTCGGCGAGGCGCTCGCCGAGGATCTTGACCTGCTCCTTCTCCAACGAGACCGTCATCCGCGACCCCGCCCCGGAGACCTGGAGGAAGAAGGTGCGCTGTCCGGGTGGCCCGACCGAGGAGGCGATGAACCGCTCGGGCGGGTCGAACTCGTGCTGTGGCATGAAATCGACCTTAATCGCTGCCGGCGCCACCGCCGACTGGCGCGTCGTCCCCGGGGCCACCAGGTTGCTGGCGGGCCAGCTCCCGGGAGAGACCGGTCAGGTCGATAGGGTCACTGCCGGTGTCATTGACCCGCAGGACGAAGGGGTGCTGCGGAGCGGTGCGCACGATGGTCACCGACGCGGGGTCGATGATGATGCGCTGGAACCGGTCCAGGGAGCTGCCCAGTGCGTGGCTGACCAGCGACTTGATCACGTCTCCGTGACTGACGGCCACCCACACCGCCCCGGGGCCGTGCTCCTCCTCGATCCGCTGGTCCCAGGCAGTGATGGTGGCCACGGCGCGATCACGCATCTCGACCATCGACTCGGCGGCAAAGTCGTCGTGGGGCGGGAAGCGCACGGTGCTGGGTCGGTGCTGGACGTCCTGCCACAGCGGCTCGGCGGCGAGCTCCTTGAGGGGCCGTCCGGTCCAGGCTCCGTAGTGGCACTCGCCGATGCCGGCGTCGGTGTGCCGTGCCGGGCCCGGACCCTGCTGGCCTGCGGCGATCAGGTCGGCGGTCTGCTGGCACCGGTCCAGCGGACTGGTGACCACCGCGGCCAACGGTGTGGGCGCAAGCCGCTCTCCGACCCTGGTCGCCTGGGCGATCCCCTTGTCGTCCAAGCAGACTCCCGGACTCCAGCCGGCCAGCACCCCGGCGGTGTTGGCGGTGCTGCGGCCGTGCCGGACCACCACGAGCACTGCCATCAGTCGAGGATGCCTGCCTGGTCGGCGGCGGCGACGGCGGTCTCCAGCGCGGCGACGCGCTCCTCGAGCGTGTCGCCGTAGGGCGCCAGGGTGACGGTCGTCATCCCGGCGTCGGCGTAGCGGGTCAGGCGCTCGGCGATGCGCGCCTGGGGCCCGAGCAGGCTGGTGTCGTCGATGAACTGCAGCGGGACGGCGCTGCCCGCGTCGCGGTAGTTGCCGGCCAGATAGAGGTCCTGCACCTGCGCGGCCGCCTCGGCATAGCCCATCCGCACTGCCAGGGCGTTGTAGAAGTTCTGCGTGCGAGATCCCATCCCACCGACATAGAGCGCGGCATAGCCGCGCACCGCGTCGGCTGCGGTGTCGACGTTATCGTGCACGCTGAGCGGCACGGTGGCGTCAAAGGCAAACGGCCGCTGCGGGTCGCTCGAGCGCGCCAGCCCGTCCCTGATCGAGCCAATCTGCTCACCGGTGAACTCGGGGCTGAGGAAGATCCCCAGCCAGCCGTCGGCCACCTCGCCCGCGAGCTCGAGGTTCTTGGGGCCGACCGCCGCCAGATAGATCGGCACGTGGTGCTGGCTCGGCGCGGCCGTGCTGCGCAACGGCTTTCCGACCCCACCTGGCAGGGGCAGCTCGAAATGCGCCCCGTGGTACTCGACTTTCTTGCGGTCCAGCGCCATCCGGACGATCTCGACATACTCCCTCGTGCGCTCCAGAGGCTTGGCGAACCGGACCCCGTGCCACCCCTCCGACACCTGCGGACCGCTCACGCCGAGACCGAGGTCGAAGCGTCCCTGCGACAGCGAGTTGAGTCCGGCAGCCGTCATCGCCGTCATCGCTGGCGTCCGGGCCGGGATCTGCAGCACTCCCGCCCCCAGGCGAATGCGCGAGGTCCGGGCGCCGATCCAGGACAGCACGCTAACCGCGTCGACGCCATAGGCCTCAGCGGCCCAGACGACGTGGACGCCGAGCTCCTCAGCCCGCTGGACCAGTGCCAGATGATCGTCGTCCTGGCCGGTCCCCCACCAGCCACAGTTCAGTCCGAGTCGCACCTAGTCAGCTCCGCTCCCGCTCGTCGTCATCGTCATTGTCGTCGTCGTCATCATTGTCGTCCCCGTCATCATCGTCCCCGTCATCATCATCGTGGTCGTCCCCGTCATCGTCGTCCCCGTCGTCATCATCGTCCCCGTCATCGACGTCATACTCATCATCGTCCAGGCCCACATAGCCGGTGCGCCCTCGACTCTCCTCGGCGATGTCGTCATCCAGGGAGTCGTCCTCCTCATAGCTGGAGTCGACGGCGCTCGCCTCATCGAAGTCGTCGTCCTCGTCGGAGTAGACATCCAGGGGCGTCACCTCCCCATAGGCGTCGAGGAGGGCGTCGTCATAGGCGACGAAGGCGTCGGCGACCTTGTTGTAGGCCGTGACAACAGCGGGGTCGTTCTCCCCGCGACGGACAGCGGACAGTTCGAGGTGGGTCTCAAGAGCCGCCACAAAAGTGGCCAGCGCGGCGCGCGGGTCTGACGTCATGGCATGACGGTAGCGAACTTCGCTCCGCGGCGCCCTGGGAAAATCCCCAGGCCCGGGCGCGCCGCCGCAGCAGTTGATTTCTCACCCTGACCTGCGCAGTATCTGACCCAATGGTTGAGTACGAGTACCGCATGGTGACGTTCGGACGCGAGGAGTCGCGCTCCGCTGTCCGTCAGGCGCTGACCGAGCACGCGGAGTACGGTCACTGGGAGCTGTGGCGGGTCAGTCTCTATCTTGGTGGGGCCCGCAAGGCGGTGCTGCGTCGCCGGATCATCCGGGTCCAGCGCACGGCGTGAGCCAGGGGGTATGCCGGACCACCCGGCATACTGACCGGTCCGGATCGGTGGGGTCGGCTCAGCAGTCCTCGATGAGTCGCTGGAGCACACGCGCGCCGAAGGTCAGGGCGTCGACCGGGACCCGCTCGTCGATGCCGTGGAACATCCCGACGAAGTCCAGCTCGGGCGGCAGCATCAGCGGAGCGAAGCCATAACCCTCGATCCCGAGCCGGGACAGGTGCTTGTTGTCGGTGCCCCCGGAGAGGCAGTAGGGCAGCACGTGGGCGCCCGGGTCCTCCTTGAGCAGGGCGCGCTTCATCGACTCCACGAGCTCGCCGCTGGTCGCCGACTCCAGGGCGACGTCCTTGTGCAGGATCTCGACCTCGACGTGCTCACCGGCCAGCTCGGCGATCGTGTCCAGGAGATCCGCCTCGTGGCCGGGCAGGAAGCGGCAGTCCAGCGACGCGGAGGCGGTCTGCGGGATCACGTTGTGCTTGTAGCCGGAGTCCAGCATCGTGAAGTTGGAGGTGTCGCGCAGGGTCCCCTCGACGAAGCCGCGCGCCCCGCCCAGCCGGGACAGGATCCCCTCGACGTCCTCACCGTCCCACGAGGCGCCGGTGATGCCGGCGATGCCGTCGAACAGCTCGCGGACCGAGGCGATGTAGGTGCGGGGCCACGGGTGGGCACTGATCCGGTTGATCGCCCCGGCGAGGTGCACCAGGGCGTTGTCGGCATTGGGGACCGAGCCGTGCCCGGCGCGACCGTGGGCATGCAGGCGCAACCAGGCGATGCCCTTCTCGGCCGTCTGCAGCAGATAGGCCCGCTCTGGGGCGCCGGTCGCCTTGCCCTCGAGGGTGATGGAGAAGCCGCCGACCTCGCTGATCGCCTCGGTGCAGCCCTCAAACCACTCAGGGTGCTTCTCCACAACGTGGCCCGCGCCCTTGACGCCACCGGCCTCCTCGTCAGCGAAGAACGCCCAGACGATGTCGCGCGGCGGCTGCTGGCCGGTGCGTGCCAGGTGTCGCACGTTGGCCAGGAGCATCGCGTCCATGTCCTTCATGTCGACCGCGCCGCGGCCCCAGATGCACCCGTCCTGCTCCACCGCGGCGAACGGGTCGACCTGCCAGTCCTCGGCCGCCGCCGGCACCACGTCGAGGTGGCCGTGCAGGACCAGCCCGGGCCGGCTGGAGTCACGCCCCGGTGTGCGCACCACGACGCTGGCCCGACCGGGCTCGGACTCGGTGAGCTGGGGGTCCAGGCCGACCTCGGTGAGCTTCTCCATCACATACTCGGCGGCGGCCCGCTCGCCCGGGCCGGTGCCGTCGCCGTAGTTGCTGGTGTCGATCCGGATGAGGTCCTTGCAGAGCTGGACGACCTCGTCCTGAG
Encoded here:
- a CDS encoding glycosyltransferase family 4 protein, whose translation is MRPTLLVTNDFPPRHGGIQSYLHNFAATLPPQDLTVFTSSYHKADMASFDAAQPYEVLRSSHTVMVPTPDVVRRAAEIVRSHQIETVWFGAAAPLALMAPALRRAGARRIISSTHGHEVGWWMTPGARQALRRIGNNTDVMTYVSQYTRRRLAKAFAGAGQLANLPSGVDADAFRPDPGARARLRERYGLGERPVILCLSRLVARKGADMLIRAMPQIRHEVPGAVLVIAGEGSYEKTLRKLVAEHGVGDDVLFTGRVPSDEIAAHYAMPDLFAMPCRTRGKGLDVEGLGVVYLEAAAAGVPVIAGTSGGAPETVLDGQTGLVVDGRDVDGLGAAVVSILGDPERAQQMGAAGRQWAQEHWGWDTLGARLRSLIDGA
- the mshC gene encoding cysteine--1-D-myo-inosityl 2-amino-2-deoxy-alpha-D-glucopyranoside ligase, with product MKTWTNTPVPQLPGQGVPVRVHDTATGSVQVVHPDSGTAGLYVCGITPYDATHMGHAATYVTFDLLIRAWRDAGLQVTYVQNVTDVDEPLLERAERDGVDWQDLAARQIALFHEDMEALNVLAPEHYVGAVEGIPDDVAAVRRLLADGTAYALPAEDGAGEDVYLDLATQPTFGAVSGWGRDQMFEVFAERGGDPDRPGKRDRLDPLLWRAHREGEPHWPGDSLGDGRPGWHIECTTIALRYLGVTFDIQGGGSDLIFPHHEMSAVQAQALSGMPFARTYVHQAMVGLDGEKMSKSKGNLVLVSALRRDGVDPMAIRLALLGQHYRQPWDWTPQILEQAQRRLAAWREAVARDGGLGSADVLAPVVAEMRTALANDLDSPAALLAVDEWVQVGAPGDRTVVRAAVEALLGVKL
- a CDS encoding SCO1664 family protein, whose amino-acid sequence is MTAQDEIKELLLSADLDIEGVLPDASNLTARVLLSGTAERALYKPIQGEAPLRDFPDGTLAGREVAAYQVSALGGWDLIPQTVLRDGPLGPGSVQRWIDWEATGSAPGDGMLEAFAATGVPEGWLPIVHGEDQDGRPVVVAHRDSPDLASLAVLDLVLNNADRKGAHLVRDASGRLWGVDHGLTLHVQDKLRTVLWGWAGQPFPDHDRERLAQLHDALRPADTLADLISPEELTALIARVEALRTHPVFPDLPPDRYPLPWPLW
- a CDS encoding DUF3090 family protein yields the protein MPQHEFDPPERFIASSVGPPGQRTFFLQVSGAGSRMTVSLEKEQVKILGERLADLLDQVAALEGSEEAAAGLVDNAPLDTPIEDDFRAQSLSLAWDPARGRVVIEALEIPAPEPEDEESLSPVEEALAQSIRVVLTPPMARAFAQRCAQAVEGGRPNCPFCGQPLDPGGHICPRANGYRR
- a CDS encoding MSMEG_4193 family putative phosphomutase → MAVLVVVRHGRSTANTAGVLAGWSPGVCLDDKGIAQATRVGERLAPTPLAAVVTSPLDRCQQTADLIAAGQQGPGPARHTDAGIGECHYGAWTGRPLKELAAEPLWQDVQHRPSTVRFPPHDDFAAESMVEMRDRAVATITAWDQRIEEEHGPGAVWVAVSHGDVIKSLVSHALGSSLDRFQRIIIDPASVTIVRTAPQHPFVLRVNDTGSDPIDLTGLSRELARQQPGGPGDDAPVGGGAGSD
- a CDS encoding LLM class F420-dependent oxidoreductase — encoded protein: MRLGLNCGWWGTGQDDDHLALVQRAEELGVHVVWAAEAYGVDAVSVLSWIGARTSRIRLGAGVLQIPARTPAMTAMTAAGLNSLSQGRFDLGLGVSGPQVSEGWHGVRFAKPLERTREYVEIVRMALDRKKVEYHGAHFELPLPGGVGKPLRSTAAPSQHHVPIYLAAVGPKNLELAGEVADGWLGIFLSPEFTGEQIGSIRDGLARSSDPQRPFAFDATVPLSVHDNVDTAADAVRGYAALYVGGMGSRTQNFYNALAVRMGYAEAAAQVQDLYLAGNYRDAGSAVPLQFIDDTSLLGPQARIAERLTRYADAGMTTVTLAPYGDTLEERVAALETAVAAADQAGILD
- a CDS encoding DUF5703 family protein, producing MVEYEYRMVTFGREESRSAVRQALTEHAEYGHWELWRVSLYLGGARKAVLRRRIIRVQRTA
- a CDS encoding M20/M25/M40 family metallo-hydrolase, whose product is MTTDATTVPSPQDEVVQLCKDLIRIDTSNYGDGTGPGERAAAEYVMEKLTEVGLDPQLTESEPGRASVVVRTPGRDSSRPGLVLHGHLDVVPAAAEDWQVDPFAAVEQDGCIWGRGAVDMKDMDAMLLANVRHLARTGQQPPRDIVWAFFADEEAGGVKGAGHVVEKHPEWFEGCTEAISEVGGFSITLEGKATGAPERAYLLQTAEKGIAWLRLHAHGRAGHGSVPNADNALVHLAGAINRISAHPWPRTYIASVRELFDGIAGITGASWDGEDVEGILSRLGGARGFVEGTLRDTSNFTMLDSGYKHNVIPQTASASLDCRFLPGHEADLLDTIAELAGEHVEVEILHKDVALESATSGELVESMKRALLKEDPGAHVLPYCLSGGTDNKHLSRLGIEGYGFAPLMLPPELDFVGMFHGIDERVPVDALTFGARVLQRLIEDC